CGCCAATTAGGCAGCCCCGACCCAACACAGATTGTCGGCTCAGGGCTCTCCGATTCCACAGGTTGATTCCATAAATTTGGCAGAGCGTCCCAACATTCCCCGCAACCCTGCCGGGCTCCCGCCGCAAAACGGCTCCGCCATGCCAAAATAGCCGCCGTATGGCCGGCCATAGCAAGTGGAAGAACATCCGCATCCGCAAAGGCAAACAGGATGCGATTCGGGGCAAGCTCTTTACCAAACTTGCCCGAGAAATCATCGTCGCCGCCAAAATGGGCGGGGGCGACCCTGCCACCAATGCCCGGCTGCGCGTTGCCATCGACAAGGCAAAAGAGGCGTCCGTCCCCAAAGACAACATCGACCGGGCCATTGCCAAAGGAACAGGGGATCTGGAAGGTGAAAACTACGAAGAGCTTGTCTACGAGGGCAAGGCGCCCGGGGGCGTCGGTGTGATGGTGGAAGTCTATAGCGAAAACCGCAACCGGACCGTCCCCGAACTCCGCCATGCCTTCAGCAAAAACGGGGGAGCCCTCGGCGAAAACGGCTCGGTGAGCTGGCAGTTTAAACACTGCGGCAACATCTCGATCTCCAAAGACCAAGGCGATGAAGAATCAATCACCCTTGCCGCCATTGAAGGCGGGGCAGAAGACGTCATCGATGACGGCGAAACCTTTACCGTCGTCACCTCAGTGGCCGAGCTCCACGCTTGCAACGATTTTCTCACCGCATCGGGAATCAAAACCGGCGAGGTCGGGCTGGTTTACATGCCGACCAACAAAGTCGACCTTGACAAGGATGACCTCCTCAAAGTCGTCAAGCTCCTTGACGCCTTGGAAGACCTTGACGACGTCAAAGAAACCTACATCAACGTCGACATCCCCGACGACCTGTTCGACGAAGAGTAGCTAAACTGCCGTTGTGGCGAATCAAGGCCGGATCCCCTGGGTGACGCTCGCGCTGATCGCCCTGAATTTGGCGGTGGCGTTCGCGCTCCCGTTCTCGCCCGCCATTGCCGACCTCGCCGTTTTCGACCCGGCCCATGTTCTCCCCGTTTCGGCCCTGCTCTGCTTGTTTTCCCATCAAAACCTGTTGCACCTGCTGGCGAACATGGTTTTTTTGGCGGCGGTCGGCCCACTTGTGGAATTCACCCGGGGCGGTTGGCGGTTTGCCGTCATCTATGTCCTCGGCGGCCTTTCCGGCGTCGCCGCCCACTGGTTTTTTGCCCGGCTCGCCCCTCCAGGGTCGCCCCTACTCGGGGCCAGTGGTTCGGTTGCCGCTTGCGTCGGTTATTGCACGATCCGGTTTGCACGGACAAAGGTGCCCGTCGTGCCCAATTTCGGGGTCCCGGTTGCCGCCATCGGCCTTGCCTGGCTGCTCTTGCAAGGGGCCGGGTCGATCTTCCAGGTCGGCGAGCAAATGAGGGGCGGAGTCGCCTATTGGGCCCATTTGGGTGGATTCTTGGCCGGCCTGGCCGCCGCCCTGCTCTTCGGAGGGCTCCGGGAGGCTCGACACGAATATGGCCATGAGGTTCTTTCCAAAATGAACGAGCGGGGGCCGGCCGCCGTTTTGGCCGCCGCCGAAGCCATCTTGCGGCAACAACCCCGGAACCGAACGGCCCAGTGGGAGAAAGTCGAAGCCTTGTTCGAACTCCATGAATCAGAAAAATTCCGGGCCGCCGCCGAAAAGTTTTTAGTTCAAGCCGACGATTCCGAACTCGCCAAGGTCATCGGACTCATGGCCCAACATGGCAGCCTGGATTCGATCCGATCCGTCACCCGGCTCAAATACGCCGACCGTCTGGCCGAATCCGACCCCGCAACCCAGCGAACAATCCTAGAATCCGTCGCGGCCGACAAACTCGACCCCCGGCGACCCGATGCCCTCGCCAGTTTGGCCGGGCTCTTGCGCGAAACAGATCCCCAATCGGCGGCCGCACTCGCCCAAACCCTCTCCGAAACCTATCCCGACCATGACGCCACCCGGGCCGCCCGGCAACGAGGTTTGATCCCATGAAAGCCTGGTGGAGGCGGGTTCGCCCCCACCTCCTTCCGCCCCTCGTTTACGCGCTCATTCGGCTGATCATGAGTACGGTCAAAGTCGAACTCCGCAACTTTCACGAACCGGTCGGCGGCGGCATCCTCCTGGGCTGGCATGGCCGGATCATCTTGGCTACCAAGAGTTTTCGGAACCGGGGATATTGGATCATGGTCAGCCAATCCCGCGATGGCGAGATGCAGAACCGCATCCTTTCCCGATTTGGATTCAAAGTCATTCGGGGTTCCACCGGCAGGGGAGGAGCCCAAGCCCTGATCGAA
Above is a genomic segment from Armatimonadota bacterium containing:
- a CDS encoding rhomboid family intramembrane serine protease, with amino-acid sequence MANQGRIPWVTLALIALNLAVAFALPFSPAIADLAVFDPAHVLPVSALLCLFSHQNLLHLLANMVFLAAVGPLVEFTRGGWRFAVIYVLGGLSGVAAHWFFARLAPPGSPLLGASGSVAACVGYCTIRFARTKVPVVPNFGVPVAAIGLAWLLLQGAGSIFQVGEQMRGGVAYWAHLGGFLAGLAAALLFGGLREARHEYGHEVLSKMNERGPAAVLAAAEAILRQQPRNRTAQWEKVEALFELHESEKFRAAAEKFLVQADDSELAKVIGLMAQHGSLDSIRSVTRLKYADRLAESDPATQRTILESVAADKLDPRRPDALASLAGLLRETDPQSAAALAQTLSETYPDHDATRAARQRGLIP
- a CDS encoding YebC/PmpR family DNA-binding transcriptional regulator; translation: MAGHSKWKNIRIRKGKQDAIRGKLFTKLAREIIVAAKMGGGDPATNARLRVAIDKAKEASVPKDNIDRAIAKGTGDLEGENYEELVYEGKAPGGVGVMVEVYSENRNRTVPELRHAFSKNGGALGENGSVSWQFKHCGNISISKDQGDEESITLAAIEGGAEDVIDDGETFTVVTSVAELHACNDFLTASGIKTGEVGLVYMPTNKVDLDKDDLLKVVKLLDALEDLDDVKETYINVDIPDDLFDEE